One Clostridium estertheticum DNA segment encodes these proteins:
- a CDS encoding sensor histidine kinase: MKLQYKLTIFISIIIFIVIGGIGIVTYYQAQNSVETQMGNNAMDLAVTIASIDIIEETLATSKDYQTVQKTIESFRKKTRFQYIIVMDMKGIKYSYPYGNSLGKKYTDGGEERVLTNGVSYVAKDRNVLITAIRAFVPIYYNGEQVGAVLVGLLTDTVYAELSFHVLCLKISLVGGLILGIVGAVILSNTIKKSIFGLEPKEIALLLGQRDLILQNLKNGIIAIDKDGQVILFNKIAKEILKLEDENIGKSVANLNLNYTDEMMEVLRTQEAVYNQEIKMRPGKTLMCSHTLLKNHKEEIIGVVSSFQDLTEVKNMADELTGIKKMTCALRAQNHEFMNKLHTISGLIQLEEYNEAVEYISHISKLRGEVSDILSKRIKNTHIAGLLLAKYNKATEAKISVEIDSNSYLDKIPENITVDEICSVIGNLIENSIEELVKFENGKISIRLISNNEALRIRIQDNGPGINENIIDKVFKRGFTTKTGNRGFGLSIVKQIVDYAGGDINILQDNGTIWDIFIPMKRGRSYD; the protein is encoded by the coding sequence TTGAAATTACAGTATAAATTAACAATATTTATAAGCATTATAATATTTATAGTAATTGGTGGTATAGGAATTGTTACTTATTACCAAGCTCAAAATTCTGTGGAAACTCAAATGGGAAATAATGCTATGGATTTAGCTGTAACTATTGCTTCTATTGATATAATTGAAGAAACATTAGCAACTTCCAAAGATTATCAAACTGTTCAGAAAACTATAGAAAGTTTCCGAAAAAAAACTAGATTCCAATATATTATTGTTATGGATATGAAGGGAATAAAATATTCCTACCCCTATGGAAATTCGCTAGGCAAAAAATATACTGACGGTGGGGAAGAACGTGTGCTTACAAATGGTGTATCCTATGTAGCTAAGGACAGGAATGTTTTAATTACTGCAATAAGAGCTTTTGTACCTATATATTATAACGGAGAACAAGTAGGCGCAGTTTTAGTAGGATTATTAACAGATACCGTATATGCTGAACTTAGTTTTCATGTATTATGTTTAAAGATATCTTTAGTAGGTGGACTTATACTAGGCATTGTAGGTGCTGTCATTTTATCAAATACAATAAAGAAAAGCATATTTGGACTCGAGCCAAAGGAAATTGCACTGCTACTCGGACAGAGAGATTTAATCTTGCAGAATCTGAAAAATGGAATCATAGCTATTGATAAAGATGGACAAGTAATACTCTTTAATAAAATAGCTAAAGAAATCTTAAAACTAGAAGATGAAAATATAGGCAAAAGTGTTGCTAATTTAAACCTGAATTATACAGACGAAATGATGGAAGTATTGAGAACTCAGGAAGCGGTATATAACCAAGAAATTAAAATGCGCCCTGGTAAAACACTTATGTGCAGTCATACCTTACTAAAAAATCATAAAGAAGAAATTATAGGTGTTGTCTCTAGTTTTCAGGACTTAACTGAGGTTAAGAATATGGCCGATGAATTAACAGGAATAAAAAAAATGACCTGTGCCTTAAGAGCACAAAATCATGAGTTTATGAATAAACTTCACACTATTTCAGGCCTTATACAATTAGAAGAGTATAATGAAGCTGTTGAATATATTTCTCATATATCCAAGCTTCGCGGAGAAGTTTCTGATATTCTCAGCAAAAGAATTAAGAATACTCACATAGCAGGGCTCCTACTTGCCAAATATAATAAAGCAACAGAAGCTAAAATTTCTGTTGAAATTGATTCAAATTCTTATCTAGATAAAATACCTGAAAATATAACAGTAGATGAAATTTGCTCTGTAATTGGAAACTTAATAGAGAATTCAATAGAGGAATTAGTAAAATTTGAAAATGGTAAAATATCCATAAGATTAATATCCAATAATGAGGCACTTAGAATAAGAATTCAAGATAATGGCCCTGGAATTAATGAAAATATAATAGATAAAGTTTTCAAACGAGGATTTACAACTAAGACTGGGAATAGAGGATTTGGCCTTAGCATTGTAAAGCAAATAGTAGATTATGCAGGCGGTGACATAAATATTCTACAAGATAATGGAACTATATGGGATATATTTATACCAATGAAAAGGGGTAGATCATATGATTAA
- a CDS encoding response regulator produces MIKVLIVEDDPMVREINEKFLKKIEGFTLYDSVNSIEKAKEVIISGRPDLVLLDVFFPQGLGTDLLKWIRLQNLKCDVILITADRNTETVEEAFRYGAVDYLVKPFIFNRFKEALLQFKSRKNSFKNVDSMEQEIIDKYTIKENKHVIEYYENIGDIKGFNQYTYEKIIVGISDMKDKPFTSEQIAKNIGVSRITARRYLDYLEKEQKLVVEMEYGKVGRPKNKYRIKGEY; encoded by the coding sequence ATGATTAAGGTTCTTATTGTTGAAGACGACCCGATGGTGAGAGAAATAAACGAAAAATTCTTGAAAAAAATAGAGGGTTTTACACTATACGATAGCGTTAATTCTATTGAAAAAGCAAAAGAAGTTATAATAAGTGGAAGACCTGACCTAGTATTATTAGATGTTTTTTTTCCACAGGGTTTAGGTACAGATTTATTAAAGTGGATACGCCTTCAAAATTTAAAATGTGATGTTATATTAATCACTGCAGATAGGAATACAGAAACCGTCGAAGAGGCATTTCGATATGGAGCCGTAGATTATTTGGTAAAACCGTTTATATTCAATAGATTTAAGGAGGCATTGCTTCAATTTAAAAGTAGAAAGAATAGTTTTAAAAACGTTGATAGTATGGAGCAAGAAATTATTGATAAATATACTATAAAAGAAAATAAACACGTCATAGAATATTATGAAAATATTGGTGACATTAAGGGATTTAATCAGTACACTTATGAAAAAATTATCGTGGGTATATCTGACATGAAGGATAAACCATTTACATCAGAGCAGATTGCAAAAAACATTGGGGTTTCTAGAATAACTGCTAGAAGATATTTAGACTATTTAGAAAAAGAACAAAAACTTGTAGTTGAAATGGAATACGGTAAAGTGGGTAGACCTAAAAATAAATATAGAATAAAAGGAGAATATTAG
- a CDS encoding UbiA-like polyprenyltransferase codes for MVLKKLKSYGELVMFSHTLFSLPFALISMIWAAEGLPSAATIFWILIALVGARNGANALNRIVDKDIDKKNPRTANRHLPKGLVKDYEALGIVLLCFFIFILAAYELNPLCFMLSPVALFLFIIYSYTKRFTWVCHIILGITCGGAPVGAWLAVTGEFALAPIILGAVVTLWVAGFDIIYATQDIEFDRKIGLFSIPAKFGLKGALYISSMFHTITILLLISLYFIMHRGWIYLLGIFISAILLILEHYIVSPSNTRKMKIASYNINQVVSVCIFIFTVLDFFIL; via the coding sequence ATGGTATTAAAGAAACTTAAAAGTTATGGAGAGTTAGTAATGTTTTCCCATACACTGTTCTCCCTCCCTTTCGCTTTAATATCAATGATTTGGGCAGCTGAGGGGTTACCTTCAGCTGCTACAATATTTTGGATATTAATTGCATTGGTTGGGGCTAGAAATGGGGCTAATGCTCTCAATAGAATTGTAGATAAAGACATTGATAAAAAAAATCCTAGGACTGCAAATAGACATTTGCCAAAGGGACTGGTAAAGGATTATGAGGCCTTAGGAATAGTGCTACTGTGTTTTTTTATTTTTATACTAGCCGCCTATGAGTTAAATCCTCTATGTTTTATGCTATCCCCGGTGGCACTTTTTTTATTTATAATTTACTCCTATACTAAAAGATTTACATGGGTATGTCATATTATTTTAGGGATTACCTGTGGTGGAGCTCCTGTAGGAGCATGGCTTGCAGTAACTGGAGAATTTGCTCTGGCACCAATTATTTTAGGTGCTGTTGTTACATTGTGGGTGGCAGGTTTTGATATAATTTATGCAACTCAAGATATTGAGTTTGATAGGAAAATCGGTTTATTTTCTATACCCGCTAAATTTGGTTTAAAGGGTGCATTATACATATCCTCTATGTTTCATACTATTACCATTTTACTTTTAATTAGTTTATATTTTATAATGCATAGAGGCTGGATATATCTACTCGGCATATTTATAAGTGCGATTTTATTAATATTAGAGCATTATATTGTGTCCCCTTCAAATACAAGGAAGATGAAAATTGCTTCTTATAACATAAACCAAGTTGTAAGTGTTTGTATATTTATTTTTACAGTACTAGATTTTTTTATATTATAG
- a CDS encoding ABC transporter permease: MRLKEYKIVNFIIAFFIIFGLWQIVAMIINKPLFPPPYAIIINIFTTFQSDIAIHVVYSFNRIIVGLLFTLAIGIPVGILMGYFKKIDLIFSPIVYFNYPIPKIALLPIVMLIFGLGDLTKIAMIFLITFFPVVVNIRDEVKNIPEEVFYPMYSLGATNFQIMKEIIFPAILKAVLTSLRIGIGTAISVLFFTENFGTEYGMGYFIMDSWMRINYIQMYSGILILSIIGLFFFIITDVLEGIFCPWK, encoded by the coding sequence ATGAGACTTAAAGAATACAAAATAGTTAACTTTATAATTGCTTTTTTTATTATTTTTGGTTTGTGGCAAATAGTAGCAATGATTATTAATAAGCCACTATTTCCACCACCTTATGCAATAATAATAAATATATTTACAACTTTTCAGAGTGATATAGCAATTCACGTTGTTTACAGTTTTAATAGAATTATAGTAGGTCTGTTGTTTACTTTAGCAATAGGAATACCCGTAGGAATTTTAATGGGATATTTTAAAAAAATCGATTTAATATTTTCACCAATTGTATATTTTAATTATCCAATACCTAAGATTGCATTACTTCCTATAGTAATGCTTATTTTTGGGTTAGGTGATTTAACAAAAATAGCTATGATTTTTTTAATTACTTTTTTTCCGGTAGTAGTTAATATAAGAGATGAAGTGAAAAATATCCCTGAAGAAGTTTTTTACCCTATGTATTCGTTGGGGGCAACAAATTTTCAAATAATGAAAGAGATTATTTTTCCTGCAATACTAAAAGCCGTATTAACATCTCTTAGAATAGGTATAGGTACCGCAATATCTGTTTTATTCTTTACTGAAAACTTTGGTACAGAATATGGTATGGGATATTTTATCATGGACTCTTGGATGAGGATTAACTATATTCAAATGTATTCAGGTATTTTAATTTTAAGTATAATTGGCCTATTTTTCTTTATTATAACTGATGTTTTAGAAGGAATATTTTGTCCATGGAAATAA
- a CDS encoding FAD-dependent oxidoreductase: MSEKKRIAILGGGYGGVLTAKKLAKKFKKDEEVEITLIDQNPFHTLLTELHEVAAGRVSEDAIRIDYKKIFAKRKVNVVLDKITDLDFKNNVLKSENNTYEYDYLVIGAGCKPTYFGIKGAEEFCHQLWSFEDAVALKEHILNMFRKAVKETNKEERKKLLTFIVVGGGFTGVEMMGELGEWKERLCKDFYIGKEEVTLILADDLPKILPNFPDKLQAKTKSRLNKLGVTVLTNAGITEVTKDTATIRNNGMVNSYTVIWTAGVEGSDIIGKMDIEQKGRKRIVTDDKLQSLDYKNVYVVGDNIFFIPEGEERPLPQMVENAEESAALIAHNLYIDIKGGEKKSYKPSFHGAMVCVGGKYGVAHVGAGKNFFALSGFFALFVKHFINIVYFIQVAGFNKCWSYLLHEFFHVKDNRSFVGGYFSKSSPNFWLLILRMFVGYKWLTEGLAKLPKIIADPTKIFLIPAPVVDGATAATAAAPAAGAAPVEAWVALPVPGFIEKIVKWSMDTFFYTGDGGYTVLATIFQTGMVIAEILVGIMLIVGLFSALASLLSVAMGIMIWSSGMAPAEMLWYMCAGIALIGGSGSTFGMDYYVLPILKKYWKRIGWVKKSYLYVD; encoded by the coding sequence ATGAGTGAAAAGAAAAGAATTGCTATACTTGGCGGAGGGTATGGTGGAGTTTTAACTGCGAAAAAACTTGCTAAAAAGTTCAAAAAAGATGAAGAAGTGGAAATTACTCTTATAGATCAGAATCCATTCCATACATTACTTACTGAGCTTCATGAAGTAGCTGCAGGGCGAGTTTCAGAGGATGCTATTAGAATTGATTACAAAAAAATATTTGCGAAAAGAAAAGTAAATGTTGTACTTGATAAAATTACTGATTTGGATTTTAAAAATAATGTACTTAAATCTGAAAACAACACCTATGAATATGATTATCTAGTAATTGGTGCCGGTTGTAAGCCCACTTACTTTGGTATAAAGGGTGCTGAAGAATTTTGCCATCAATTATGGTCTTTTGAAGATGCTGTGGCACTTAAAGAACATATTTTAAATATGTTTAGAAAAGCTGTGAAAGAAACAAACAAGGAAGAAAGAAAAAAACTTTTAACGTTTATTGTTGTTGGTGGTGGCTTCACTGGTGTTGAAATGATGGGAGAACTCGGTGAATGGAAAGAAAGATTATGTAAGGACTTTTACATAGGAAAAGAAGAAGTAACTTTAATATTAGCAGATGATTTACCTAAAATATTACCTAATTTTCCTGATAAGTTACAAGCAAAAACTAAGAGTAGACTTAATAAGTTAGGTGTTACAGTATTAACTAATGCTGGAATTACAGAAGTTACAAAGGACACTGCTACAATAAGAAATAACGGAATGGTTAATTCCTATACAGTAATTTGGACTGCTGGTGTAGAGGGTTCTGATATTATTGGAAAAATGGACATAGAACAAAAAGGTAGAAAAAGAATAGTAACTGATGATAAATTACAATCTTTAGATTATAAAAATGTTTATGTTGTTGGTGATAATATCTTCTTTATTCCTGAAGGTGAGGAAAGACCTCTCCCACAAATGGTAGAAAATGCAGAAGAATCTGCTGCATTAATTGCACACAATCTTTATATAGACATAAAGGGTGGAGAAAAGAAATCATATAAACCTTCATTCCATGGCGCAATGGTATGTGTAGGTGGAAAATATGGTGTTGCACACGTTGGAGCTGGAAAGAACTTTTTTGCATTATCTGGATTCTTTGCATTATTCGTTAAGCATTTTATAAATATTGTATACTTTATCCAGGTTGCTGGATTTAATAAATGCTGGTCGTACTTATTACATGAATTTTTCCATGTTAAAGATAATAGAAGCTTTGTGGGTGGATATTTTTCAAAGTCATCTCCAAATTTCTGGCTATTAATACTAAGAATGTTTGTTGGTTACAAGTGGTTAACAGAGGGACTTGCGAAATTACCTAAAATAATAGCTGACCCTACAAAAATCTTCTTGATACCTGCACCAGTAGTTGATGGAGCAACAGCAGCAACAGCTGCAGCACCAGCAGCAGGAGCAGCGCCAGTAGAAGCATGGGTTGCATTACCAGTGCCAGGTTTTATAGAAAAAATAGTTAAATGGTCTATGGATACTTTCTTTTATACAGGTGATGGTGGATATACAGTTTTAGCTACTATTTTCCAAACAGGTATGGTAATTGCAGAGATACTAGTAGGAATAATGCTTATTGTTGGATTATTTAGCGCATTAGCCTCACTATTATCAGTTGCTATGGGTATTATGATTTGGAGTTCAGGAATGGCTCCTGCTGAGATGTTATGGTACATGTGTGCAGGAATCGCTCTTATAGGCGGATCTGGAAGTACTTTTGGTATGGATTATTATGTACTACCAATACTTAAAAAATACTGGAAGCGTATAGGATGGGTTAAAAAATCTTATTTATATGTTGATTAA
- a CDS encoding menaquinone biosynthesis decarboxylase translates to MAYKDLQDFINHLREKKLLDEIEIEVDSDLEITEIADRVSKKYGHALFFKNVKNSEYPVLINSLGTYERMNYGLEVEDLDDIAATILDFMDVTNYITTINKVKSIPKLARVFPKKVKNAPCQEVIEEADLSKLPILKCWPKDGGRYITLPLVFTVDPETNQQNVGMYRLQVYDKNTTGMHWHLHKDGREIYEKYRKLGVKMPVSVALGCDPAIIYAATAPLPKMIDEMIFAGFLRKSPVELVKSITNDIYVPANAEFILEGYVDLDEKRLEGPFGNHTGYYSLEDMYPVFHIEKITRKKSPVYSTTIVGKPPMEDCYLGKATQRIFLPLIKVQCPEIIDINSPIEGVFHNCVIVSIKKAYPKHAHKIMNSLWELGQMMYTKMIIVVDENIDPKDISTVAWKVFNNIDPSRDLVISEGPLDALDHASNTAFYGSRLGIDATKKWPSEGHTRHWPDDIEMSDEIKKMVDKRWSEYGIKET, encoded by the coding sequence ATGGCTTATAAGGATTTACAGGATTTTATAAATCATTTGAGAGAGAAGAAACTGTTAGATGAGATTGAAATCGAAGTAGATAGTGATCTTGAAATTACTGAAATAGCTGATAGAGTATCAAAAAAATATGGTCATGCACTATTTTTTAAAAATGTAAAAAATTCAGAATACCCAGTACTAATTAATTCACTAGGAACCTACGAGAGAATGAACTATGGGCTGGAAGTAGAGGATCTTGATGATATTGCAGCGACTATATTGGATTTTATGGATGTAACTAATTACATAACCACAATTAATAAAGTTAAATCTATTCCGAAACTTGCCAGAGTGTTTCCTAAAAAAGTAAAAAACGCACCTTGTCAAGAGGTAATAGAAGAGGCAGATTTAAGTAAACTTCCAATATTAAAATGTTGGCCAAAAGATGGTGGTCGCTACATAACACTGCCTTTAGTATTTACAGTAGATCCAGAAACCAATCAGCAAAATGTTGGAATGTACAGGCTTCAGGTATATGACAAAAATACTACTGGTATGCATTGGCATTTACATAAAGACGGAAGAGAGATATATGAAAAATATAGGAAGCTTGGAGTGAAAATGCCTGTATCTGTTGCATTAGGCTGCGATCCAGCAATAATATATGCGGCCACTGCGCCACTTCCTAAAATGATAGATGAGATGATTTTTGCAGGATTTCTTAGGAAATCTCCGGTAGAACTTGTTAAATCAATTACAAATGATATTTATGTACCTGCTAACGCTGAATTTATACTAGAAGGATATGTAGACTTAGATGAAAAAAGATTAGAGGGTCCCTTCGGTAACCATACAGGCTACTATTCTCTAGAGGATATGTATCCTGTGTTTCACATTGAAAAAATTACAAGGAAAAAGAGTCCGGTATATTCTACTACGATCGTAGGTAAGCCTCCTATGGAAGATTGTTACCTGGGAAAAGCTACGCAGCGGATTTTTTTACCCTTAATAAAGGTTCAATGTCCTGAAATAATAGATATAAATTCCCCAATAGAAGGTGTATTTCATAATTGTGTAATTGTTTCAATTAAAAAAGCTTATCCAAAACATGCTCATAAAATTATGAATTCGCTGTGGGAACTTGGACAAATGATGTATACAAAGATGATCATAGTTGTGGATGAAAATATAGATCCAAAGGATATCTCAACAGTGGCGTGGAAAGTATTTAATAATATAGATCCGAGTAGAGATTTAGTGATTTCAGAAGGACCTTTAGATGCACTTGATCATGCATCAAATACTGCTTTTTATGGTTCTAGACTAGGTATAGATGCTACAAAAAAATGGCCTTCAGAAGGACATACAAGGCATTGGCCGGATGATATAGAAATGTCGGATGAAATTAAAAAAATGGTAGATAAGAGGTGGAGTGAGTATGGTATTAAAGAAACTTAA
- a CDS encoding flavin prenyltransferase UbiX — MGRYIVGITGASGSIYGVRLIEELIKKDNEVYLVITNNGIKVLEYELEINFDLWLRDIKKSKGRLTLCGIDDMFSSIASGSFKTDGMVIVPCSMGTLSRISNGTSDNLLVRAADVMIKEKRKLILIPRETPLSSIHLQNMLFLSNLNVLIIPPMPVFYEKPKTIEDLVNITVGRILSSLNIDNEMYHPWGTKNDKDK, encoded by the coding sequence TTGGGAAGATATATAGTTGGAATTACCGGTGCCAGTGGAAGTATCTACGGTGTACGGCTTATAGAAGAATTAATAAAAAAAGATAATGAAGTTTATTTAGTTATTACGAATAATGGAATAAAGGTTTTAGAGTATGAGCTTGAAATTAATTTTGATCTATGGCTCAGAGATATTAAAAAAAGCAAAGGACGGCTTACCTTATGTGGTATAGATGATATGTTTTCTTCTATAGCAAGTGGTTCCTTTAAGACTGATGGAATGGTAATTGTACCCTGTTCAATGGGAACTCTTTCAAGAATTAGCAATGGGACTTCCGATAATTTACTAGTAAGAGCTGCTGACGTAATGATTAAAGAAAAAAGAAAGTTGATTTTGATTCCAAGAGAAACTCCTCTTAGTTCTATTCATCTTCAGAACATGCTTTTTTTGAGCAATTTAAATGTTTTGATAATACCACCTATGCCAGTTTTTTACGAAAAACCTAAGACCATTGAAGACCTTGTAAATATTACTGTAGGAAGGATTCTTTCAAGCTTAAATATAGATAATGAAATGTACCACCCGTGGGGGACCAAAAATGATAAAGATAAGTAA
- a CDS encoding polyprenyl synthetase family protein, whose product MSKFWENYPYITEELENIKTIIKDNVKSSEKEFDQAISPLVDAGGKMLRPAFLLLAAKFGEYDRDKMHNLGAAIEMMHMATLVHDDVVDDSKLRRGVETIQHKYSKEYAVYIGDFLFCQCFIMLSGFDYSTENLRDISKAISKICMGEIRQYNIRYLRNTSLKKYIKVISGKTAALFSISFYTGAKESKCSEKTSKLLGRVGYYIGMAFQIIDDLLDYSGDASKLGKNAQSDLVKGYYTLPLIYAMADDSKNEISDILDKSSLNDEDVKQITILVNKYRGIDKAQNLADKYTKKAFDYIEKLPECESKKIIKDITQKLLNRNS is encoded by the coding sequence ATGAGTAAATTTTGGGAAAATTACCCTTATATTACAGAAGAGTTAGAAAATATAAAAACAATAATTAAAGATAATGTGAAATCAAGTGAAAAAGAGTTTGACCAAGCTATTTCTCCACTAGTTGATGCAGGGGGAAAGATGTTAAGACCTGCGTTTTTGCTACTCGCTGCTAAATTTGGAGAGTATGATAGGGATAAAATGCATAATTTAGGTGCAGCCATAGAAATGATGCATATGGCAACATTAGTACATGACGACGTTGTAGATGATTCTAAGCTTAGACGTGGTGTGGAAACTATACAACACAAATACAGCAAAGAATATGCGGTGTATATAGGGGATTTTTTATTTTGTCAGTGCTTTATAATGCTATCTGGATTTGATTATTCCACGGAAAATTTAAGAGATATATCAAAGGCTATATCGAAAATATGCATGGGCGAAATAAGACAATATAATATCAGATATTTAAGAAACACAAGCCTTAAAAAGTACATAAAAGTTATATCTGGAAAAACAGCAGCACTATTTTCTATTAGCTTTTATACCGGTGCAAAGGAATCTAAATGCAGTGAGAAAACCTCAAAGTTACTAGGACGAGTTGGATACTATATCGGAATGGCTTTTCAGATTATAGATGATTTGCTGGATTACAGTGGAGATGCGAGTAAACTAGGTAAAAATGCTCAAAGTGATTTAGTAAAAGGATATTATACATTACCACTAATATACGCTATGGCAGATGATTCTAAAAACGAAATTTCTGATATTTTGGATAAGTCATCATTAAATGATGAGGATGTGAAACAAATAACTATATTAGTTAATAAATACAGAGGAATAGATAAAGCTCAAAACTTAGCGGATAAATACACAAAAAAAGCCTTCGATTATATAGAAAAATTACCAGAGTGTGAAAGCAAAAAAATAATCAAGGATATAACTCAAAAATTATTAAATCGTAATTCCTAA
- a CDS encoding FMN-binding protein, whose amino-acid sequence MKKLVGLALSIVLATAIVACGSKTIIYKQGTYEGNAEGHIGLIKVKIVTDQYEIKEITILEQQETPVIAEIVYDKIPPKVIKANSPEVEVVAGATYTSNGLINAIKDGLDKAKIKVP is encoded by the coding sequence TTGAAAAAATTAGTAGGACTAGCATTATCAATAGTTTTAGCAACTGCTATTGTGGCTTGCGGTTCCAAAACCATAATTTATAAACAAGGAACCTATGAGGGAAACGCAGAAGGGCATATAGGACTTATAAAGGTGAAAATAGTAACGGATCAATATGAAATAAAAGAAATTACGATATTAGAGCAACAAGAAACTCCAGTTATAGCTGAAATAGTATATGATAAGATTCCCCCTAAAGTAATAAAAGCCAATAGTCCAGAGGTTGAAGTTGTGGCAGGAGCAACATATACGAGTAATGGGCTTATTAATGCTATTAAGGATGGGTTAGATAAAGCTAAAATAAAAGTACCATAA
- a CDS encoding ABC transporter ATP-binding protein, with amino-acid sequence MIKISNLSVCYKNVDKYVDVIEDANLTVKKGEICAIIGPSGGGKSTLLKVLAGIIVDYKGEVLMDGKIVNPKIHRIGLIPQNYGLIKWKTVEQNIFLSAKIKDGKGNIDMDFYEKLLVELNLKDFVKRYPSQLSGGQMQRVSMARALLLKPNVLLMDESFSALDAMTREDVQKMFLEVWEAHKVTTILVTHDIKEAIYLANNIAVISSSPGKIVEVISNPLFGRVNTEVHLDYININNKLRKILKGDRQE; translated from the coding sequence ATGATAAAGATAAGTAATTTAAGTGTTTGTTATAAAAATGTGGACAAATATGTAGATGTAATAGAAGATGCAAATTTAACTGTAAAAAAAGGAGAGATTTGCGCTATAATTGGCCCATCTGGTGGTGGGAAGTCAACCTTATTAAAAGTTTTAGCTGGAATTATTGTAGACTATAAAGGCGAAGTTTTAATGGATGGAAAAATAGTAAATCCTAAAATACATAGAATTGGATTAATACCTCAAAATTATGGACTGATTAAATGGAAAACAGTTGAACAGAACATATTTTTATCCGCTAAAATTAAAGATGGTAAGGGCAATATAGATATGGATTTCTATGAAAAACTACTAGTGGAGTTAAATCTTAAAGACTTCGTCAAAAGATATCCAAGTCAGCTAAGCGGGGGTCAAATGCAAAGAGTATCCATGGCTAGAGCTCTATTATTAAAACCAAATGTGCTTTTAATGGACGAATCTTTTTCTGCCTTAGATGCTATGACCAGGGAAGATGTTCAGAAAATGTTCTTAGAGGTTTGGGAAGCTCATAAGGTTACCACTATACTTGTAACCCACGATATTAAGGAAGCAATATATTTAGCAAATAACATAGCTGTAATATCCTCGTCTCCAGGAAAAATAGTTGAAGTTATAAGCAATCCCTTATTTGGACGCGTAAATACTGAAGTGCATTTGGATTACATAAATATAAACAATAAACTTAGAAAAATTCTTAAAGGAGATAGGCAAGAATGA